The window GTCTCAGAGAAAGAGCGAAAGAGAGCGCCGTAACGCCGGTCATGAGTGTGAGAGCGACCGGGTACGAAAGAAGTTCGTACAGCTGAAACGCGGAAAACAACGTGATGTACAACGTGGCGATGCCGCCGCCTACCAGCACCTGACCGTATCGAACGCGGCGGCTACGGATCCGAGCTCCGAAGACGACCAGACCCATTCCAAGAACTGCACCGAATGCGACGCGGACGACGGGGGTTATCCAGCCGCGATCGATCCCCCACTTGAACAAGAAGGCCAGTCCGATCAGAAGAAGAAAGATGCCGACCTTGTTGATCAGATCCTCGCTCCGGAGAATCTTCTTGATCGAGGCCATGGCGTCGCTGCCCACCGCCGATCGTGGAGGGCGCGCCTTCACCTGAGAAACGGGTCCTTTCAGACCTCGAAGCGACGGCTCAGGGGATGAATCTGCGTTCGCTGCACGCGGTCCACGCTCCACTTCAGGAGCAGGCAGAGCGGCTCCCGCGGCATCCGGCTGACCTCGCTCCAACATGCGGACCCTCTCCTCGAGCTCCGCAATGCGACGTTCCAGCCTGCTGTTGTCGTGAATTGTCATGCGATACCGGGGTGCAATCTGCCGTGTCAAGTACCGCACGCGCCGCGACAATAGCAACTCGCAAGGGCCTCAATACGCCCAACTAACTAACTCCGGAAAAAGAATGATTAGCAGCAGCCCTACGAGCTGAATTGCGATAAATGGCAGCGCACCCCGGTAGATATCGGCCGTCGACACTTCCGGCGGCGCCACCCCGCGCAGATAGAACAACGCAAAGCCGAAGGGTGGTGTTAGAAAGGACGTCTGGAGGTTCATTCCGATCATGACGCCAAACCACACCAGATCCACTCCAAGCAACGACGCTGCAGGAACCAGTAACGGAATGATGATGAAGGCGATCTCAAAGAAATCGATAAAGAATCCCAGTATGAAGATCGACAGGTTCGCGACGACGAGCAACCCGACGATGCCCCCCGGGAGATTCGTGAGGATCCCCTCAATCCAGAGATCGCCGTTGAGACCACGGAAAATGAGGGCAAAAGCCGTAGAGCCGATCAACAGGAACATCACCATGGACGTGAGGCGGGAGGTCTCGGCCATGGTACCTTTCAGTGCCGAAAGAGAGAGACGTCGATTCGCAGCCGCCAGAAGGATCGCGCCGAGAGCGCCGAGAGCGCCTGCTTCGGTCGGCGTGGCAATACCGGCGAAGATGCTACCGAGCACGATGAGTATGAGGGCGAGGGGCGGCAACAGCACGAATACAACACGTCGCAGCAGAGCACTCGTGCTCAATTCGCGTTCCGACTTCGGAAGCGCCGGAGCACTTGACGGCCGAACGATGGCGACGAGGACAGCGTACGCGGCGTACAATCCGGCCAGAATCAGTCCTGGAACGAGCGCTCCGACGAACAGGTCGCCCACGGAGATCCCAAGCTGATCGGCCAGCACGACCAGCACGACGCTGGGTGGTATGATCTGACCTAGCGTGCCGGAAGCCGTGATCACACCTGCCGACAGTTCCTTCGAATATCCGTATCGAAGCATTACCGGAAGAGAGATCATTCCCATCGCGACGACCGATGCTCCTACAACTCCGGTCGCAGCCGCCAGCAGGGCACCGACGAAAACGACGGCCAGAGCGAGACCGCCTCTCAGGGGGCCAAAAAGCAAACCGATGGTTTTCAAAAGATCCTCGGCCAGCCGGGATTTCTCCAACATCGATCCCATGAAGATGAAGAACGGGACGGCGAGCAGCAGGTAGTTCGACATCACGCCAAACGTCCGCTCGGGCATGGCGAGCAGCAAGCCCCAATCGAGGAGGCCTGCCTCCACGCCGATGAAAGCGAATAGCAGAGCGGTCCCCCCAAGCGCGAACGCCACCGGATACCCTGAAAAGATCAGGAGGAGAGCTGCGGCGAACATCAGGGGAGCCAGCACATCACCGCTCATACGTGGCCTCCCGACGATAACGGTTCCGATGCGTCCTCGCCGGCATCATGACCGGTGATAATGGCGATCTGCTTGATGAGCATTGAAATGCCTTGCACAATCAGCAAGGCAAAAGCGATCGGGATGATGCTCTTGATCGGGTAGCGCGGAAGGCCACCCGGGTCCGGAGAGGCCTCCAGAACGGCCCATGAATTGCGCACCGCCGGCCACGACACCACAATCATGGTCACACAAAACGGAAGCAGGAAGAGGACGGTACCGGCGATGTTGATCCAAGCCCGACCGCGTCGTGACAGCCGACCGTAGAACACGTCGACTCGGACGTGAGCGTTGTCCTTCAGGGTGTACGCCGCTCCCAGCAGAAACACCAGACCAAACAGATACCATTGCAGCTCGATGTAGGTATTGGAACTCAGGCCCAGTCCGGTGTACTTGTCAAGATATCTGACAACCGCGTTGAAGCTGCCGACGATGACCATCGCCAGGGTTAGCCAGTAGACGACGCGACCGGTTCGTTCGCTGAATCGGTCAATACTGTCGGAGAGCTTGAGCCAGAACCGCATGCGGAATCGGTTGAAGACGGGAGCGCGATCTCCAATTTACGGGGCGAGCCGAAAGTGT of the Rhodothermales bacterium genome contains:
- a CDS encoding DUF2339 domain-containing protein, whose protein sequence is MTIHDNSRLERRIAELEERVRMLERGQPDAAGAALPAPEVERGPRAANADSSPEPSLRGLKGPVSQVKARPPRSAVGSDAMASIKKILRSEDLINKVGIFLLLIGLAFLFKWGIDRGWITPVVRVAFGAVLGMGLVVFGARIRSRRVRYGQVLVGGGIATLYITLFSAFQLYELLSYPVALTLMTGVTALSFALSLRQADVVLAIIATAGGLGTPFLLLETPSSILWLVVYTSLIAACAIAIFFEKGWRSL
- a CDS encoding TRAP transporter large permease subunit encodes the protein MSGDVLAPLMFAAALLLIFSGYPVAFALGGTALLFAFIGVEAGLLDWGLLLAMPERTFGVMSNYLLLAVPFFIFMGSMLEKSRLAEDLLKTIGLLFGPLRGGLALAVVFVGALLAAATGVVGASVVAMGMISLPVMLRYGYSKELSAGVITASGTLGQIIPPSVVLVVLADQLGISVGDLFVGALVPGLILAGLYAAYAVLVAIVRPSSAPALPKSERELSTSALLRRVVFVLLPPLALILIVLGSIFAGIATPTEAGALGALGAILLAAANRRLSLSALKGTMAETSRLTSMVMFLLIGSTAFALIFRGLNGDLWIEGILTNLPGGIVGLLVVANLSIFILGFFIDFFEIAFIIIPLLVPAASLLGVDLVWFGVMIGMNLQTSFLTPPFGFALFYLRGVAPPEVSTADIYRGALPFIAIQLVGLLLIILFPELVSWAY
- a CDS encoding TRAP transporter small permease subunit produces the protein MRFWLKLSDSIDRFSERTGRVVYWLTLAMVIVGSFNAVVRYLDKYTGLGLSSNTYIELQWYLFGLVFLLGAAYTLKDNAHVRVDVFYGRLSRRGRAWINIAGTVLFLLPFCVTMIVVSWPAVRNSWAVLEASPDPGGLPRYPIKSIIPIAFALLIVQGISMLIKQIAIITGHDAGEDASEPLSSGGHV